A part of Gossypium hirsutum isolate 1008001.06 chromosome A07, Gossypium_hirsutum_v2.1, whole genome shotgun sequence genomic DNA contains:
- the LOC107940882 gene encoding calcium-transporting ATPase 2, plasma membrane-type, protein MDSYLNQNFDLKSKHSSDEALEKWRTVVGFVKNPKRRFRFTANLSKRYEAAAMRRTNQEKLRIAVLVSKAAFQFISGVQPSDYVVPEQVIAAGFQLCADELGSIVEGHDVKKLKFHGGVSGIAEKLSTSTNTGLSSDAALLSKRQEIYGINKFAEPEAKGFWVFVWEALQDMTLMILGACAIVSLVVGIAMEGWPAGAHDGLGIVASILLVVFVTATSDYRQSLQFKDLDKEKKKITIQVTRNDCRQKLSIYDLLPGDIVHLNIGDQVPADGLFVSGFSVLIDESSLTGESEPVVVNDKNPFMLSGTKLQDGSCKMLVTTVGMRTQWGKLMATLSEGGDDETPLQVKLNGVATIIGKVGLFFAVVTFAVMVQGLLRSKLQEGTIWSWSGDEALKLLEFFAQVNSVIARSSPMDKHTLVAKESADVIILDDNFSTILTVAKWGRSVYINIQKFVQFQLTVNIVALIVNFSSACLTGSAPLTAVQLLWVNMIMDTLGALALATEPPTDRVLQHADRCCFEAGPSMKPICLDFVKNIKEALMSLFVMYREEFLPAPGIYMSLASTLFIV, encoded by the exons ATGGATAGTTATTTGAACCAGAACTTCGATTTGAAATCGAAGCATTCGTCGGATGAAGCATTGGAAAAATGGAGGACAGTTGTTGGTTTCGTGAAGAATCCGAAACGGCGGTTTCGATTCACTGCCAACCTCTCCAAACGTTATGAGGCTGCTGCTATGCGTCGCACTAATCAG GAAAAATTGAGAATTGCTGTACTGGTTTCGAAAGCTGCCTTTCAGTTTATATCAG GTGTACAACCTAGTGACTATGTTGTTCCTGAGCAAGTCATAGCTGCTGGTTTTCAACTTTGTGCTGATGAGTTAGGATCCATTGTGGAAGGCCATGATGTGAAGAAACTAAAGTTTCATGGTGGAGTAAGTGGCATTGCTGAAAAACTCTCCACATCCACCAACACTGGACTAAGTTCTGATGCTGCTTTGTTGAGTAAAAGACAAGAGATTTATGGAATCAATAAGTTTGCTGAGCCTGAAGCTAAGGGATTCTGGGTCTTTGTTTGGGAAGCTCTTCAGGATATGACTCTTATGATCCTTGGGGCATGTGCTATTGTGTCGTTGGTCGTTGGGATAGCAATGGAAGGTTGGCCAGCCGGAGCTCATGATGGACTTGGGATTGTTGCAAGTATCTTATTAGTCGTGTTCGTCACGGCAACCAGCGATTATCGCCAATCTTTGCAGTTTAAGGATTTGgacaaggagaaaaagaaaatcaccATTCAGGTAACAAGAAATGATTGTAGGCAGAAATTATCCATATATGATTTGCTTCCTGGTGATATTGTACACCTTAATATTGGTGACCAAGTCCCTGCTGATGGCCTTTTTGTGTCGGGATTTTCCGTGCTAATCGATGAATCAAGTTTAACAGGGGAGAGTGAGCCAGTAGTGGTGAATGATAAAAACCCTTTTATGCTTTCTGGTACTAAGCTTCAAGATGGATCATGCAAGATGTTGGTTACCACTGTTGGGATGAGAACTCAATGGGGCAAATTGATGGCAACCCTCAGTGAAGGGGGAGATGATGAGACCCCACTGCAGGTGAAATTGAATGGAGTAGCAACTATCATTGGGAAGGTAGGCCTGTTTTTTGCTGTAGTGACTTTTGCCGTAATGGTGCAAGGACTGTTAAGGAGTAAACTGCAAGAAGGGACTATCTGGAGTTGGTCTGGCGATGAGGCACTGAAATTGCTGGAGTTCTTTGCTCAAGTTAATTCC GTGATAGCTCGATCTTCTCCTATGGACAAGCATACTCTG GTGGCTAAGGAGAGTGCTGATGTCATCATTCTTGATGACAATTTCTCAACAATTCTGACAGTGGCCAAATGGGGCCGTTCAGTGTACATAAATATTCAGAAATTTGTACAGTTTCAACTGACTGTCAACATTGTTGCCTTAATTGTTAACTTCTCCTCAGCATGTTTGACAG GGAGTGCTCCTCTGACAGCTGTTCAGCTATTGTGGGTGAATATGATCATGGATACTTTAGGAGCACTTGCACTTGCAACCGAGCCGCCAACCGATCGGGTTCTTCAGCATGCCGATCGCTGCTGCTTTGAAGCTGGTCCCAGTATGAAGCCTATATGCCTGGATTTTGTGAAGAACATCAAGGAAGCCTTAATGTCACTCTTCGTGATGTATAGGGAAGAATTCTTACCAGCACCTGGAATTTACATGAGCTTAGCCTCTACACTATTCATAGTGTGA
- the LOC107940887 gene encoding protein PMR5: MTLVSSHLFKPCLTFVFLALFQSHTTFSALILSLRNHRSYPQHPRPMFQTNRTTCALFAGTWVRDDTYPLYQYSNCPAIDAEFNCQMSGRPDSGYLKYRWQPLNCQLPRFDGLVFLSKMRGKTVMFVGDSLGRNQFESLICMILAANPQTQTQMNRAMPLSTFKFLEYGVSISYFRAPFLVDVDVMQGKRIVKLDDIAGNGNAWRMADVLVFNTGHWWGHEGSLRGWDLIQSGGKYYQDMDRMVAMEKGLRTWANWVDSNVDITRTRVFFQSASPDHYNPNEWSAAATAMTAKNCYGETEPMKGTTYTSAYADQMGVVNEVIREMHVPTYLMDITMLSELRKDGHPSIYRGDFSPSQRANPQKSADCSHWCLPGLPDTWNELFYTVLFY; encoded by the exons ATGACCCTTGTTTCTTCTCATCTATTCAAGCCATGTCTAACCTTTGTTTTTCTAGCTTTGTTTCAGTCTCACACAACTTTCTCTGCTCTGATATTGAGCTTGAGGAACCACCGTAGCTACCCCCAACATCCAAGGCCAATGTTCCAAACCAACCGAACTACTTGTGCATTGTTTGCAGGGACTTGGGTCCGTGATGATACTTACCCATTGTACCAATACTCGAACTGCCCAGCCATAGACGCTGAATTCAACTGTCAAATGTCTGGGAGACCTGATTCCGGTTACCTTAAATATCGATGGCAGCCTCTCAATTGTCAGCTCCCAAG GTTCGATGGGCTTGTTTTTTTGTCGAAAATGAGAGGGAAAACAGTGATGTTCGTTGGTGATTCACTGGGAAGGAATCAATTTGAGTCTTTGATTTGTATGATTTTAGCTGCCAACCCCCAAACCCAGACTCAGATGAACAGAGCAATGCCTCTCTCTACTTTCAAGTTCCTG GAATATGGTGTATCCATATCATATTTTCGAGCTCCATTTTTGGTGGACGTAGATGTGATGCAAGGGAAGAGGATTGTAAAGTTAGACGACATAGCTGGAAATGGAAACGCCTGGCGAATGGCCGACGTGCTGGTGTTTAACACAGGCCATTGGTGGGGTCATGAAGGATCTCTTCGAGG GTGGGATTTGATTCAATCAGGAGGTAAATATTACCAGGACATGGATCGTATGGTTGCTATGGAGAAAGGGCTAAGAACATGGGCCAATTGGGTTGACTCCAATGTCGACATAACTAGAACCAGAGTCTTTTTCCAGTCTGCTTCCCCCGACCATTACAA TCCAAATGAATGGAGTGCTGCAGCAACTGCGATGACTGCAAAAAACTGTTATGGAGAGACGGAACCAATGAAAGGGACTACGTACACCAGTGCATATGCAGATCAGATGGGTGTAGTGAATGAAGTCATCAGGGAGATGCATGTTCCTACATATTTGATGGACATAACAATGCTCTCTGAGCTTAGGAAAGACGGGCACCCATCAATTTACCGTGGTGATTTCAGCCCTTCTCAGAGGGCTAACCCGCAAAAGTCAGCTGATTGTAGCCATTGGTGCCTTCCCGGATTACCTGATACTTGGAATGAACTATTTTATACTGTATTATTCTACTAG